One Archangium violaceum genomic window, TTGGCATCGAGGTTCCAGCGGGTCTTCTCGCAGTAGTGCGAGATGGGGATTTGGTAGAGGGTGATCTCTGGCTGGGGCATGTCGGGGGCCTCGGGTTGCCGGGAGCATGCCGTTCCCCGTCCTCCCGGTACAACCGTCCGAGCGTGACGAATCCACCCCCAGACCGTGCAACCCCCTGCACGGGCTCAGGACCGGGCCTCGGGACTTCGCGGGTTTGTACGGAGGGCACGCGGGTTGCTCTCATGACATCCGTCCGGGACCCCGAGCAGCCGGGTCCCCCTCCGCGGAGATGTCCCCATGCGAATTCCCACCTGCCTCGCCCTCGTCCTCCTCTCCACCTCTTGCGGCCGGGAGCCACCGTCGAAGGAGGAGATCGAAGACGCGAGGGCCCGGGTGGACCTCGCGGTCCACGCGGCGCACCAGGCCCGCACGGCGCTCGAGCTGCTCGGACTCCTCCCCGTCTACACCTGCGGCGAGCCCCGCCGTACCTTCGTGGGCAAGGTCACCGATGGCATCCAGGTTCAGGTGGCCTGCGTCACCGCCACCACCGAGGCCCGGGGCGACGCCTCGGACGCGGTGGTGCTCTCCTTCCCCGAGGCCCACTGCTCCGTGAACGGGCACACCGTGTCCGGCCAGAGCGCCTTCATCTACCAGGGAGGCGAGGAGCGGATGGACGTCTTCGCCGATCTGCGCGGGCTGAAGGTGGATGGCGAGTCGCTCGAAGCCAAGGTGGGCTACGGCACCTGCGGCGACGAGAAGCGCTTCTGGACCGAGGCCGCTGGCGCCCTCCCGGGCCGGGCCGGCAGCAGCTACAGCGTGAACGGGCGGGTGGGCCTGCGCGAGGATGGCCTGCCCCTCATCGGCGGCACCACGCTCGTGTTCGACGGGCCCGCCGAGGTGACCGGGCCGCTGGGCACGGATCACATCACCCTCTCCGAGCTGCAGTACGAGGTGGGCGAGTTCCTGCCCAAGAAGGGCGAGGCCCTCATCTCGACCGCGGATGGCCGCCGGATGAAGGTCACCTTCAGTGAAGTGTTGTGGCGCGTGGGCAAGGTGGAGGTCGAAATCGACGACAAGGAGCCGGTGACGGTGCCCATCGTCCGGTGAGTCCGAGGTAGGATTCCGGGGTATGACCGCCCCAGACTCCCGCCCCTCCCCTGGCCTGCTCGCCCGTGCCCTGAAGAAGGTCGGGCAGCTCACCAGCCCGGAGACCCGCTCGGGCCAGGTCTTCGCCAAGGCCGAGCGGGGTCTCACCCAGGTGGCCGCGCGCCTCGCCGAGAGCCCCACCTTCCTGCGCGTCAGCGGCGGCCTCATGCGCCGTGGCTTCACCCAGCAGATCCGCCGCACCTCGATGATGGAGAAGACGCTGCACTCGCTGCGCGTGCCCACCGCCTCCGAGGTCGATGCCCTTCGCGACCAGCTGCGCCGCATGGGAGATCAGGTCGAGGCGCTCGGCTCGCAGCTCGAGCACGTCGTCGAGCTGCTGGAGCGCCAGGAGCAGCAGCCGGCCCCCTCCTCCACCCCCGCGCCCCGCCGTCGCCGGACGCCCTCGTCCAGGTAGAGCTCCTGGCATCCGCGAGGTCTCCCATGCCTCGGACCGCAGAACAGAACCAACGGTTGAAGGAGGAGCGGCGGCGCGCGCTGCTGAAGGCGGCGCGCGAGGTCTTCGCTCGCCGGGGACTGGCGGCCACCAAGATGACGGACCTCGCCGCCGCCGCGGGCATCAGCTACGGGCTCGTCTATCACTACTTCCCGGACAAGGAGTCCGTGTTCGCCGCACTCGTGGATGAGACCGTGCGGGGCGGTATCGAGCTGCTCGTCTCGGCGCGGCAAAGGCCCGGAACGCCCTGGGAGCAACTCCATTACGTCTGCACCCAGATGTTGGAGGGCATCCGGAAGCAGCCCGCCATCCCCCTCATCCTCGTGCAGGCGCATGCCAGCGAGAGTATCCCCGCCGCGGTGGAGCAGGCCCTGGACCGCTACAGCACCGAGTTCAACCGGAACCTCGAGGAGCTCATCACGTCCGGACAGAAGGCGGGGCAGATCGTGGACGTCCCCGCCGAGGAGCTCGCGCGGACCTTCATTGCCACCGTGCAGGGGCTCGCGCTGACGCAGCTCTTCCCCCAGATGAGGGACACGCCATTTCCCTCGACCGACACCGTCCTGCGGCTCTTCAAGCCCTGAGCTATGGTAGCGGCTACCTGATACCCGGAGCTCACTCGTGAATCGGCCCGCCCAAGCCATCCAGCGGATCCGCTCGTTCGTCTCGTCCCAGGTCGACGTCTCGCGCTCGCTCGCGCAGGCCCTGCAGGACCGCTCCATCAACCCCTATCCGTACCTCAAGCCCTTCATCGAGAAGGCCGCCAACGTCCGCGAGCCGCCCATCAGCCCCACCCCGCACTCGGTGGTGTACACGCGCGGCAGCATGCGTCTGTTGCGTTACGCCTCGCCCCGGCGCCGCTTCCGCACGCCCATCCTCTTCGTCTACTCGCTCATCAACCGCTGGTACATCCTCGACTTCCTGCCCGGCCGCAGTCTCATCGAGTACCTCACCCGCCAGGGCTACGACGTCTACGCCATCGACTGGGGCGTCGCCGGGCAGGACGAGCAGAACCTCACGTGGAGCGAGCTGCTGGGCGGACACCTGCGCTCCGCCGTGCGCTGGACGCTGCGCGTGAGCGACAGCGAGGACCTGACGCTCTACGGCTACTGCATGGGTGGCACCATGGCGCTGGCCTACACCTCGCTCTACCCCGAGGGCGTGCGCAACCTGGTGGTCCAGGCGACTCCCGTGGACTTCACGAAGGGCGGCATCTACTCGCTGTGGACGCAGCAGCGGCACTTCGACGTGGACTCGCTGGTGGATGCCTACGGCAACGTGCCCACCTACGTGCTGGAGAGCGGCTTCTTCATGGCGGGCCCCGTCCAGCGCATCACCAAGTGGCTCGACGTGTGCCGGCAGATCGACGACCCGGGCTTCGTCACCACCTTCCTCGCCCTGGAGCGCTGGGGCTCGGATGCCGTCCCCTTCCCCGGTGAGGTCTACCGGCAGTACATCCGCGACTGCTACCAGCAGAACCTCTTCTGTCAGAACCGCATGGAGGTGGGCGGCGAGCGCGTGGACCTGGGCAACATCCAGTGCCCCGTGCTCAACATCATCGCGGAGCAGGACAACATCGCCCCACCGGCCATGAGCGAGCCGCTGCCGGACCTGGTGGGCACGAAGGACTGCGAGACGATGCGCTTCCCGGTGGGCCACATCGGCCTGTCGGCGTCCAGCAAGTCGCCGGTGAGGGTGTGGCCCCGCATCTCCGCCTGGATGGGACAGCGCTCGCGGGTACTGGAGGCAGGAGAATGAACGAGGCGCGGGCAAGGGAGAACGCGGTGCACTCGAGGGAGGGCGCCATCCGGCTGCGCGACGGGCGCACGCTGGCCTACGTCGAGTCCGGAAACCTCGAGGGCATGCCGGTCATCTTCATGCACGGCAACCCGGGCTCCCGCTACATGCGGCACCCGGATGACGGGCTCACGGCGAGCCTGGGCGTGCGGCTCATCACCCCGGACCGGCCGGGCTACGGCAAGTCGGACTTCAAGAAGGGACGCACCCTGCTGGACATGCCAGCGGACGTCGAGCAACTGGCCAACACGCTGGGGCTGGGCCGCTTCGCCGTCATGGGCGTGTCCGCGGGAGGCCCCTACGTGGCGGCCTGCGCGTACCGCCTGGGCGAGCGGCTCACGGGCGCGGCCATCGTCTCCGGCTCGGCGCCTTTCAACCGCTCCGGGGCCATGGCGGGCGTGAACCGGGACTACCGCGCCGCCTACAGCATGGCCATGTGGCCGGGCTGGCTGCTGCTGCCGGTGATGTCGCTGCACGACCAGACCGTGCGCCGCAAGCCCGAGCGCGCGCTGGAGACGTTGATGAAGGAGTGCTCGGCGGATGACCGGGCGCTGCTGTCGGATCCAGCCATCGCCGCCCAGGTGAAGGGCTTCCGCTTCGAGGCCTCGCGCCAGGGCGTACAGGGGATGATTCAAGAGGCCCGGCTGCTCACCTCCCCGTGGGGCTTCCCACTCGAGGACATCCGCATCCCCGTACACCTCTGGTACTGGGAGGGAGACTCCATCGTGCCGCTGCAGATGGGACGCTACCTGCACGCGCGCATCCCGAACACGGTACCCCACTTCCTGCAGGGAGGCGGGCACTTCTCCCTCTACTCCCACTGGAAGGACATCCTCGCCGCGCTGGTGCGCGGCTGACAACCCAGAGGATTCCGATGCGGTGAGGGGCCCGCGCTATCGCACGTCGAGGATGCGGCCCCTCCCATCAATGGCATAGGTCGCTCCGGCGTCGAGGACAATGGCATCAAGGCCACATCGGGACAGCCGGGGCAGGAAGCTCACGAAGTAGAGGTCGTCGTTGGCCCGCAGAACAGACGTATCATACGTCGACCAACGAGAGAGACACTCGGCGATCCGTTCGTTGTCTCCCTTCACCTTCGAACCGGGAGGAAGGAAGTCATCCATCGCGACCCTGAGTGCCCCCATGTGCTGTCCATTCAGATGCACCCCCGGCTCGAAGGAGTCAGGAAACCTCACCTGCTCCGCCTCTTCGGACGGCGCACGCTCCGCCGTGGGACGCTTGTAATAGCCAAAGTGGGACAGCAGAGAACAACCCGTCAGGAAGCAGGAGAAGCAGAGCACAACGGGTACGAGCGATTTCATGACGTCTCATTGATCTGAACATCGTGAGAACGGCTCATGGCGCCAATCCGCCGCCATGCTCCACTTCCGGGCATCATCTCAGGGCAACCAACCTTGCCCCTCGAGCATCCGAATGTCTCCATCTTCATTGATGACCTGGCCAATGGGAGCCCATCTGCCTTCACGTAAAGCCGAGACCACACGTGACGTGTTGTTATAACCATACGCTCTGCATTCTCCACTCCTCTCCCGGTAGAGCATCAGCAAGTCACGGTCGAAGATTCGTCCAGTGCGCTTATCCAAGAACCGTGTCGGACGCCATTGGCTATCGATGCTCAGATCTTCCCTCGAGAACTGTCGATTGTTGGGATGAGAGTGCGCTCCACCCAGGATGATGGCGTCCGTGTGCTCAGGATCGTCAAGAGACCTGGGAAGTTCGCAATACTTCTTTCCGCCCTCCTTGCTACCTCCGATGTCGGAGAGATAGCTGAGAAAGAACGCATCCTTCATCCCGGAATAATAGTGCAACGCGCAGTACTCGAACCCGTAGGCACCATTCGACGCACCGGGCTGGCGGGTCATGATTTCACATGCGTTCGCGGCCAGTTCCTCGCTCGTCTTGAACGGTCCGGCCAGTGGGGCCCTGCACCTGGAGTAATCCATCCTCCATGCGGCGCACCCGGACATGAGGGTCAGGCTTGATTCAAAGTCCCACGGGAGAGGTCATCCCACCCAGGCCTACGGCTGAAGTATAGTCCCGCCTACAGGCGCCCACCGGAGGCGAGCAGCCGCGGGCTGATCGCGAGGGGGAGCGCCAGCACAGAGCCGGAGACGGGCCGGACAGGTCCGGGGAGAAGAAGGATGAGTGGGAAGAAAAACCGGGGCGGGAGGACTGGCGGGCCATCCACACCCCAAGCGGGAAACGGGAAGGGGAAGAAGGACGAGCAGGAAACCCCCTCCCGCGTGCAGAGGATGATGGCGAGCCTGGGGCTGACATTCAAGGAGGTAAAGGACCCCCGGGCCCGCCGGGGACAGAGGCATCCGCTGGCGGCGATGTTGATGCTGCTGGTGCAGGCGCTGGCGGTGGGGCGGCGGGTGTTGAGGCATGCCGAGGCGCTGGGGAGGACATGCTGCGCGAAGGCACGGCGCCCGAGGGGCTGAAGCGGCCGGTGTCCGACACGACGTTGGATAGGCTGCTGGGGAAGTTGGAGCCAGAGGGGTTGGAGCAGGAGGTGCACCAGATGGTGCACCGAGGCCTGGAAGTGGGGCTGATACGCCATGAGCTCTTCGCCCGGGGCGTCGTCAGCATTGACGGGAAGGCAGGGGAGAGCACGCCGGGGCAGCCGCCGTGCGAGCCGAGCCACACGACGAAGGATGAGCAGGGGCGGGAGTACTGGTACCCGTACGCGCTGCGCGCCAGTCTCACCAGCAGCGCGGCCCAGCCGGTGCTCGACCAGAAGTTGCTGGAAGGCAAGCAGGGAGAGGCGACGGCGTTCCCGGAGTTGTTCAAACGGGTGGTGGAGAAGTTCGGGCGGCATTTCGAGTACGTGACAGTGGACGCGGGAATGACGAGCGCGGCCAATGCGCGGGTGGTGAGGGAGGCGGGCAAGCACTACCTGATGGCGCTCAAGGAGAACTTCCACCGGCTACATGACAAGGCGTGGGTGGCGCTGGCGGTGGCGCCAGTGAAGGTGCGCACGCGCGAGCGGACGAGCGGGGAGTGGGTGGAGAGGGAGTTGAGGGTGGTGGACAAGCCGCCAGAGGAGGACTTTCCCGGCGCCCAGCAATGGGTATGGGTGCGGCAGACGCGAACCAGAGACGGCGAGCTGCCGAAGGTGGAGACGCGGCTGTTCCTCACCTCCATTCCCACAGGGCAACTGTCCCCGGAGCGGATGCTGACGTTGGTACGCCGGCACTGGGGGATTGAGAACGGGCCCAACTGGACAGCGGACGTGGTGCTGGAGGAGGACAGCGCCTCGCCCAGCCTGCGAGGCAATGCACCCCTGGTGCTCAGCTGGCTGCGTTTGCTGGCCTACAACCTGCTGGCCCTGGTGCGCACGCACCTGCCGACTCGCGACAAACGGCCCCAAAGCTTCGCACGCACCATGGAGGTGCTCTACCAGGGCCTGTTGGGTCTGGCCGTGCTGCCCGAGAGTCTGGCCACACTTGCCTGAGCGCCCGCCAGCTGCTCCCGCTCCGGCCTTCCCGCGCCTCTTCTCCCCTGGCTGTTCGGCCTGTGTACCTTCACTCCTGTCCTTCCACGGCGCCCCTCTTTCAGGCGCCGTCCGGAGGGATGCTCCCTCTTTGCCTGTGAATGTCTGGACTTGCTCTCCGCCTCTTCAAAACCTCTCCTACGGACTTTGGATCAATCCTGGGACATGAGGGTTGGGCGTCGAGCAGCCACAGGTGCTACTCATCAGCCACAACACAATCGCCCAGCAGGAACTCCTGAGCATGCTCGCTCCGTAAACGATTACGCGCAGCCGGTCAAGAAGACCCTATTCAAGATTACCATGCAAACACAGCACGGTCGAGGGAGGAACGGTCCTTCACCTCATTGGCATGGGCAGTCCCCCGCGGAGCCCCCGCAGTCACCAGCACCCGTTGCCGACAACAGGCCACCAACCAGTGAGAGGAAATCAGGCGGAGAGTGACCGCGCCACCTCCGCGTGCGGCAGGGTGAAGTGGAAGGTGGCGCCTTGATCCACCGCGCCCTCGGCCCAGGTCCGCCCACCGTGGCGGGCGATGATGCGTCGCACGTTGGCCAGGCCGATCCCCGTCCCCTCGAACTGCTCGGGCCGGTGCAGCCGCTGGAAGACGCCGAAGAGCTTGTCGACGTACTGCATTTCAAAGCCCACACCGTTGTCGCGCACGAACACCTCGGTCTCGCCTTCCCCTTCGCTGGCCCCCACCTCGATGACCGCCTCCTCGCGAAGCCGCGAATACTTCAGGGCATTGGCGAGCAGGTTCTTGAGCACCAGACGCAACAGCGCCGGGTCCGCCTGAACCTCCGGCAGTGTCCCCACCCGCCACTGCACCTTGCGCCCCTCCATCTCGGGCGAGAGCTCGCGCTGCACCTCCGCCACGAGGTCCCGCAGCGACACCGACGCCTTCTTCAGCTCCGTGCGGCCCATGCGGCTGAACTCGAGCAGGTCATCCACCAGCTTGCCGCCCTGCCGGGCCGCGTCGGCGATCGTCTTCACGTGGCGACGGGCCGTGGCATCCAGGTTCGCGCTCGAGCGTGACTCGAGCAACTGGGCAAAGCCCATGATGTGGCGCAAGGGAGCCCTCAGGTCGTGGCTCACCGAGTAGCTGAAGGACTCCAACTCCTTGTTGGCCTCCAGCAGCGCCGCGGTGCGCTCCTGCACCCGCCGCTCGAGCTGCTGGTTGAAGCGCCGCATCTCCTCTTCCGCTCGCTTGATCTCGGTAATGTCGAGGACGCTGCCGATGAACCCGAGGAACTCGCCCGTGGGGCTCACGCGGGGGGTGGCGGAGTTGAGGACCCAGCGGTACTCGCCATCCTGGCGCCGCAACCGCATCTCCCTGCGGAAGGCCTCGCGCCTCTCCGTGGCGGCGCGCAGCGCGTCCGCGGCGGCGCGGGCGTCGTCGGGGTGCACGACGGAGAGCCAGCCCTCTCCCAGCCCCATCCCTTCGGTCTGCCCGGTGAAGTCGTACCAGACCTTGGAGAGGTAGGTGCAGGAGGCCGAGGCGTCCGTCACCCACAGTATGACGGGGGCGTGGTCCGCCATGTTCCGAAAGCGCGCTTCGCTCTCCTTGAGGGCGGCTTCCGTGCGCTTCTGCTCGGTGATGTCGTGCCCCTGGACGAAAATGCCCGCCACCGAACCGTCCACCCCTTGGATGGGCTGGTAGATGAAATCCACGTACGCATCTTCCAGCGGCCCCCCCGCGCGCCGCTGAATGGAGACACCCACTCCACGACCGATGAAGGGCTCACCCGTGGTGAAGACACGATCGAGCAGCGCGATGAAGCCCTGATCCACCACCTCTGGCAGCGCCTCCCGTACGGGCTTGCCCACCAGCTCCCGCTGTCCCACCAGCTGGGCGTAGGCGGGGTTGACCAGCTCGAAGACGTGATCCTTCCCACGCAGGAAGCACATGAAGCTGGGAGCCTGCTCGAAGAGGCCCCGGAGGTGGCGGCGCTCCGAGTCGAGCAGCCGGTTGGTCTCCTGGAGCATCCTTGCCCGGCCCAGTACGCCCGCCTCCATGACCGCGGACGTGGCGGTCTCGCGCCACTCCATCTTGGCCTCGTTGGCGGCCTGCTTGAGCTGCTCCAGCTCCGTCACGTCCACCGTGTGCTGGAGGATGTAGGCCACCTCCCCGCGCTCATCGAGCAGGGGCACGTGGGTGGCGCTCCAGAAGCGCTCCTTCACCACGACGCCCGTCTCGGTATTCATGGGGACGCGGTAGGGGATGAGCGCCAGGACGTCCGGTGCCCGCGAGGCAAGCACGCGCTCCAGGGAGGTGCGCAACATCACCATGCTCGCGTTGTTGGGGTTGTCCGGGTCGTGGGGAAAGAGCTCGAAGAGGTAGCGGCCCTTGATGTCCTCGAGCCGGCTCGCCGTGGAGCGCAGGTAGGCGTCGTTGGCGGCCACGTAGCGCAGCTGCCGGTCGAGCACCATGTAGGGGTTGGGAGAGAGCCGGAAGATCTCTCCAAAGTCGAGTGGATGCATGGGGGGGGTCTTCTAGGAGGAAGAGGGGCTGCGCGGAAACCGGACGGAGAAGAGCGTTCCCTCCGCGGCCGCGGAGCTCACGTGGATGGAGCCACCGTGCGCGCGCACGATGCTGTCGACGATGTAGAGCCCCAGCCCGATGCTGCGGGTCTGCATGTCCGTCTTGTCCGTGCCACGGCTCAGCGGCTTGAACAGATGGGGAATGCGCTCGGGAGGAATCGGCTCGCCCCTGTTGTGGACCTCGAGCAGAACCGCGCGCTCCTCGCCACGGATACGCACCCTCACCACGCTATCGGGAGGCGAGTACTTGAGGGCATTGCCCACCAGGTTGGTGATGACCTGCGCGACGCGGTCCGGATCCCACTCCCCGTGAGTGTCACCCTCCTGGGTGAGCTCCAACCCGCGCTCGGGATGGGTGTGCCTGAGCTCATCGAGGACCTGGCCCGCCTGGGCATGGAGGCAGAGCGGGGTGCGTACCACGGGGATGCCACCCAGCCGCGCCTGGGTGAAGTCGAGCAGGTCGCGAATCATGCGGCCCGCGCGCTCGGCGCTCGAGAGGATGCGCCGCACCGAGCCGGTGACCTTCTCGTCCAGCCCCTCGCGCTTGAGCAGCGTGGAGGCCCCCAGGGTAATGGCGAAGAGGGGGTTGCGCAGGTCGTGCGAGACGATGCCGATGAGCTGCTGCTCGAACTCGATGCGCCGCTTCACCTCTTCTTCGGCCAGCTTCTGCTGGGTGATGTCGGTAACGAAGCCCTCGGAGCACTCCGGGGTGCCATCCGGACCGAGCCGGAGAAGGGAGCGGCTCCACAACCAGCGCTCCTCGCCTCCCCGGGTGCGGATGCGGTAGGTGGTCGTGAGCTGGCGCCCCTCGGCGAAGGCGGACCGTGCCTCGGACTCCACCCGCTCCAGATCCTCCGGGTGGAGGAGGCAATCCCAGCTGAGCGCTCCGCCGGCAGCAAAGGCCTCGGGGGGCCAGCCGGTGAGCGCCAGGCACCCGTCGCTCGCGAACTCGAGGTGCCACGGCCTTCCCCCCGCCTTGCGTCGGAAGGCCATGCCCGGCAGGTTGGCCATGAGGGTGGAGAGGGTGTGCTCGCGCTCCTGCAGCCGCGCCTCGGCCAGGTGGCGCTCCCTCCGCTCGTGCGCCTCGCGCAGGGCGCGCTCGACGCTCGGCACCAGCCGCTCCAGCCTATCCTTGAGGACGTAGTCGGTGGCGCCG contains:
- a CDS encoding TetR/AcrR family transcriptional regulator; translation: MPRTAEQNQRLKEERRRALLKAAREVFARRGLAATKMTDLAAAAGISYGLVYHYFPDKESVFAALVDETVRGGIELLVSARQRPGTPWEQLHYVCTQMLEGIRKQPAIPLILVQAHASESIPAAVEQALDRYSTEFNRNLEELITSGQKAGQIVDVPAEELARTFIATVQGLALTQLFPQMRDTPFPSTDTVLRLFKP
- a CDS encoding alpha/beta fold hydrolase, with the translated sequence MNRPAQAIQRIRSFVSSQVDVSRSLAQALQDRSINPYPYLKPFIEKAANVREPPISPTPHSVVYTRGSMRLLRYASPRRRFRTPILFVYSLINRWYILDFLPGRSLIEYLTRQGYDVYAIDWGVAGQDEQNLTWSELLGGHLRSAVRWTLRVSDSEDLTLYGYCMGGTMALAYTSLYPEGVRNLVVQATPVDFTKGGIYSLWTQQRHFDVDSLVDAYGNVPTYVLESGFFMAGPVQRITKWLDVCRQIDDPGFVTTFLALERWGSDAVPFPGEVYRQYIRDCYQQNLFCQNRMEVGGERVDLGNIQCPVLNIIAEQDNIAPPAMSEPLPDLVGTKDCETMRFPVGHIGLSASSKSPVRVWPRISAWMGQRSRVLEAGE
- a CDS encoding alpha/beta fold hydrolase encodes the protein MNEARARENAVHSREGAIRLRDGRTLAYVESGNLEGMPVIFMHGNPGSRYMRHPDDGLTASLGVRLITPDRPGYGKSDFKKGRTLLDMPADVEQLANTLGLGRFAVMGVSAGGPYVAACAYRLGERLTGAAIVSGSAPFNRSGAMAGVNRDYRAAYSMAMWPGWLLLPVMSLHDQTVRRKPERALETLMKECSADDRALLSDPAIAAQVKGFRFEASRQGVQGMIQEARLLTSPWGFPLEDIRIPVHLWYWEGDSIVPLQMGRYLHARIPNTVPHFLQGGGHFSLYSHWKDILAALVRG
- a CDS encoding ISAs1 family transposase — its product is MLREGTAPEGLKRPVSDTTLDRLLGKLEPEGLEQEVHQMVHRGLEVGLIRHELFARGVVSIDGKAGESTPGQPPCEPSHTTKDEQGREYWYPYALRASLTSSAAQPVLDQKLLEGKQGEATAFPELFKRVVEKFGRHFEYVTVDAGMTSAANARVVREAGKHYLMALKENFHRLHDKAWVALAVAPVKVRTRERTSGEWVERELRVVDKPPEEDFPGAQQWVWVRQTRTRDGELPKVETRLFLTSIPTGQLSPERMLTLVRRHWGIENGPNWTADVVLEEDSASPSLRGNAPLVLSWLRLLAYNLLALVRTHLPTRDKRPQSFARTMEVLYQGLLGLAVLPESLATLA
- a CDS encoding PAS domain-containing sensor histidine kinase, coding for MHPLDFGEIFRLSPNPYMVLDRQLRYVAANDAYLRSTASRLEDIKGRYLFELFPHDPDNPNNASMVMLRTSLERVLASRAPDVLALIPYRVPMNTETGVVVKERFWSATHVPLLDERGEVAYILQHTVDVTELEQLKQAANEAKMEWRETATSAVMEAGVLGRARMLQETNRLLDSERRHLRGLFEQAPSFMCFLRGKDHVFELVNPAYAQLVGQRELVGKPVREALPEVVDQGFIALLDRVFTTGEPFIGRGVGVSIQRRAGGPLEDAYVDFIYQPIQGVDGSVAGIFVQGHDITEQKRTEAALKESEARFRNMADHAPVILWVTDASASCTYLSKVWYDFTGQTEGMGLGEGWLSVVHPDDARAAADALRAATERREAFRREMRLRRQDGEYRWVLNSATPRVSPTGEFLGFIGSVLDITEIKRAEEEMRRFNQQLERRVQERTAALLEANKELESFSYSVSHDLRAPLRHIMGFAQLLESRSSANLDATARRHVKTIADAARQGGKLVDDLLEFSRMGRTELKKASVSLRDLVAEVQRELSPEMEGRKVQWRVGTLPEVQADPALLRLVLKNLLANALKYSRLREEAVIEVGASEGEGETEVFVRDNGVGFEMQYVDKLFGVFQRLHRPEQFEGTGIGLANVRRIIARHGGRTWAEGAVDQGATFHFTLPHAEVARSLSA
- a CDS encoding sensor histidine kinase, which encodes MWAPGRTLSLLLVEDSVLDAELIAARLEEGGLLFELTRVDSYERFNAALAGRRFDLILSDYSIPGFDGPRALAACQLACPEVPFLFVSGALGEERAIELLKRGATDYVLKDRLERLVPSVERALREAHERRERHLAEARLQEREHTLSTLMANLPGMAFRRKAGGRPWHLEFASDGCLALTGWPPEAFAAGGALSWDCLLHPEDLERVESEARSAFAEGRQLTTTYRIRTRGGEERWLWSRSLLRLGPDGTPECSEGFVTDITQQKLAEEEVKRRIEFEQQLIGIVSHDLRNPLFAITLGASTLLKREGLDEKVTGSVRRILSSAERAGRMIRDLLDFTQARLGGIPVVRTPLCLHAQAGQVLDELRHTHPERGLELTQEGDTHGEWDPDRVAQVITNLVGNALKYSPPDSVVRVRIRGEERAVLLEVHNRGEPIPPERIPHLFKPLSRGTDKTDMQTRSIGLGLYIVDSIVRAHGGSIHVSSAAAEGTLFSVRFPRSPSSS